A single window of Pectobacterium parmentieri DNA harbors:
- a CDS encoding aldehyde dehydrogenase family protein produces MNDLEITQAVSRALSKYTKTTPEAQEHSGPSATPAPDRDNIEAIVASALARRAGAEPAADQTSGNGAFATMDEAIAAAQHAQIQYRHCSMQDRTRFVDGIRQLFLQEEVLQAISRMAVEETGMGNYADKLVKNRVAAQKTPGVEDLATSALSGDGGLTLMEYSAYGVIGSITPTTNPTETIINNSIGMLAAGNTAVFSPHPRSRNVSLHCVALINQQLARLGAPANLVVTVTKPSIDNTNALINDPRVNMLVATGGPAIVKTVMSSGKKAIGAGAGNPPAVVDETANVEKAARDIINGCSFDNNLPCVAEKEVIVVNEVADYLIHCMKKSGAWLLCDKQHIQQLQSLVLNEKGTGPNTAFVGKNARFILQQIGINVPEEIKVILIEAERDHPFVVHELMMPILPVVRVENVDEAIELAVKVEHGNRHTAMMHSTNVEKLTKMARLIQTTIFVKNGPSYAGIGVGGEGHATFTIAGPTGEGLTSARTFARNRRCVMVEALNIR; encoded by the coding sequence ATGAACGATCTTGAAATTACTCAGGCCGTTTCCCGTGCCTTGAGTAAATACACCAAAACAACGCCAGAAGCACAAGAGCACAGCGGCCCTTCTGCAACTCCAGCGCCTGATCGCGACAACATTGAAGCGATTGTCGCCAGTGCGCTGGCAAGACGAGCGGGTGCCGAACCTGCTGCCGACCAAACATCGGGAAATGGCGCTTTTGCGACGATGGATGAGGCGATTGCCGCAGCACAACATGCGCAAATCCAGTATCGCCACTGCTCAATGCAGGATCGTACCCGTTTTGTTGATGGTATTCGCCAACTTTTCCTGCAGGAAGAGGTATTGCAGGCCATTTCCAGAATGGCGGTGGAAGAGACCGGCATGGGTAACTATGCCGATAAATTGGTAAAAAACCGCGTTGCTGCACAAAAAACGCCAGGCGTTGAAGATTTAGCAACGAGCGCATTGAGTGGTGATGGTGGCCTGACGCTGATGGAATACTCCGCCTATGGCGTCATTGGTTCGATCACGCCGACCACTAACCCGACGGAAACCATTATCAACAACTCCATCGGCATGCTAGCGGCAGGCAACACCGCGGTGTTCAGCCCTCATCCACGCTCACGTAATGTATCACTGCACTGTGTTGCGTTGATCAACCAGCAACTGGCTCGGCTGGGTGCGCCAGCCAATCTGGTCGTGACCGTGACTAAACCGTCGATTGATAACACTAACGCGTTAATCAACGATCCTCGCGTCAATATGCTGGTCGCGACAGGTGGCCCAGCCATTGTGAAAACGGTGATGTCGTCCGGTAAGAAAGCCATTGGTGCCGGTGCAGGCAATCCCCCCGCCGTGGTGGATGAAACTGCGAATGTCGAGAAAGCTGCCCGGGATATCATTAACGGCTGTAGTTTCGACAACAACCTACCTTGCGTGGCGGAAAAAGAGGTCATTGTCGTTAACGAAGTGGCTGATTACCTTATTCATTGCATGAAGAAAAGCGGAGCCTGGCTGCTATGCGATAAACAGCATATCCAGCAATTGCAATCGCTCGTGCTTAATGAAAAAGGTACAGGCCCGAACACCGCGTTCGTGGGTAAAAATGCCCGCTTCATTTTGCAGCAGATTGGTATCAACGTGCCGGAAGAGATTAAGGTGATTCTGATTGAAGCCGAGCGTGACCATCCTTTCGTCGTGCATGAACTAATGATGCCGATTCTGCCAGTGGTTCGGGTAGAAAATGTCGATGAAGCGATCGAGCTAGCGGTGAAGGTAGAGCATGGCAATCGTCATACCGCCATGATGCACTCCACTAATGTTGAAAAACTCACCAAGATGGCGCGTCTTATTCAGACGACTATTTTTGTGAAAAATGGTCCCTCATACGCCGGAATTGGTGTGGGTGGTGAAGGTCATGCCACGTTTACTATCGCCGGGCCAACCGGGGAAGGGCTGACCTCCGCGCGCACGTTTGCCAGAAACCGTCGGTGCGTGATGGTCGAAGCGCTCAATATTCGCTGA
- a CDS encoding EutN/CcmL family microcompartment protein translates to MYLAKVTGALVSTTKHASLNGAKLLIVARLDEYYQPTGTAQVAVDFVGAGNGETVIVTTGSSARMSTSKEHSVIDAAVVGIVDSLDLNDR, encoded by the coding sequence ATGTATCTGGCAAAGGTAACCGGTGCGTTGGTGTCGACCACCAAACACGCTTCGCTCAATGGTGCAAAATTGCTGATTGTCGCCCGTCTGGATGAATACTATCAGCCCACAGGCACGGCACAGGTGGCTGTAGATTTTGTTGGTGCAGGCAATGGCGAAACGGTGATTGTGACCACGGGTAGCTCCGCGCGTATGAGCACCAGCAAAGAACACTCCGTCATTGATGCCGCCGTCGTCGGTATTGTTGATTCGCTCGATCTCAATGATCGGTAA
- the pduL gene encoding phosphate propanoyltransferase yields MNYNQQQAELITQQILQELAARSTSFVDVPPSPPALEIPIGISNRHVHLSREDMDVLFGYGSTLTRMKAVKQPGQYAAEETVTLRGPKGELTKVRVLGPLRSATQIEISVSDGFVLGVKAPIRMSGDLQDSPGIDIIGPYGRVTKTDGVIVAWRHIHISPAEAERYGLRDGMEIDVGIEGHRGGILSHVVVRVSTDAVLEMHIDVEEANGFGLRNGDCIKRVLTECHYG; encoded by the coding sequence ATGAATTACAACCAACAGCAAGCCGAATTGATTACCCAGCAGATTCTTCAGGAGCTTGCAGCCCGTAGCACCTCGTTTGTTGACGTCCCGCCATCGCCTCCAGCGTTGGAAATTCCTATTGGTATCTCTAACCGTCATGTGCATCTGAGCCGGGAAGACATGGACGTATTGTTTGGCTACGGCTCCACGCTCACCCGAATGAAAGCGGTAAAGCAACCCGGTCAATATGCTGCTGAAGAGACGGTAACCCTGCGTGGGCCAAAGGGTGAGTTAACTAAAGTACGGGTACTGGGGCCACTACGCAGCGCGACTCAAATTGAAATCTCCGTTTCTGACGGTTTTGTTCTTGGCGTAAAAGCACCGATCAGAATGTCTGGCGACCTACAGGATTCCCCTGGCATCGACATCATCGGTCCCTATGGGCGGGTGACTAAAACGGATGGCGTCATTGTTGCCTGGCGGCATATTCATATTTCACCGGCAGAAGCGGAGAGATATGGCCTGCGCGATGGTATGGAAATCGACGTCGGCATTGAAGGGCATCGTGGTGGAATTCTTAGCCACGTTGTGGTTCGCGTAAGTACTGATGCTGTTTTGGAAATGCATATTGATGTGGAAGAAGCAAACGGCTTTGGCTTACGTAACGGTGATTGCATAAAACGCGTACTGACGGAATGCCATTATGGCTAA
- the grpH gene encoding propanediol utilization system shell hexameric protein GrpH: MQQEALGMVETKGLVSAIEAADTMVKSANVMLVGYEKIGSGLVTVMVRGDVGAVKAATDAGSAAAGKVGELVSVHVIPRPHIEVEKILPKAVS, encoded by the coding sequence ATGCAACAAGAAGCATTAGGAATGGTTGAAACAAAAGGTCTGGTTTCCGCAATTGAAGCCGCAGACACCATGGTTAAATCCGCAAACGTAATGTTGGTGGGTTATGAAAAAATTGGTTCTGGATTAGTGACGGTTATGGTACGCGGCGATGTTGGTGCAGTAAAAGCCGCAACCGATGCTGGCTCTGCCGCTGCGGGTAAAGTCGGCGAACTGGTATCCGTACATGTCATTCCACGCCCGCATATTGAAGTGGAAAAAATTCTGCCGAAAGCTGTCAGTTAA
- the tdcD gene encoding propionate kinase: MSLASLVLVINCGSSSLKFSVIPLNEDAPLLSGLAEKLGLEEACITFKDAVGNKTTTLLTEPSHNSALNTLFATLDERMLLPRLCAIGHRVAHGGSDFKQSVLLTPEVIARIRELSTLAPLHNPANVVGIEAAMSLLPALPQVAVFDTAFHQTLPPEAYTYAIPLEYQQHHQVRRYGFHGTSHRFIAAEAVTRLKLNPTDHGILIAHLGNGSSVCAVKNGESVDTSMGMTPLEGLVMGTRCGDLDFGAAAYIARCTGQTLESLYKMVNNESGLFGLSGLSSDCRTLQDARSNGDARATLAIDVMVHRLARHLGAHLASLHRFDALIFTGGIGENSALVRELTAQKLAVFGVHIDVKKNAQIFAGRDGVISLPGSPIVAVIPTNEEKMIAQDAAMLSATFEVAS, encoded by the coding sequence ATGTCGTTAGCTTCACTGGTTCTGGTTATTAACTGTGGTTCATCGTCACTCAAGTTTTCAGTCATCCCACTCAATGAAGATGCCCCGTTGCTGTCTGGACTGGCGGAAAAGTTAGGATTGGAAGAGGCTTGCATTACGTTTAAAGACGCGGTGGGTAATAAAACGACCACATTACTTACTGAACCTAGCCACAACAGCGCACTGAATACGCTCTTCGCAACACTTGATGAACGGATGCTACTGCCGCGCCTGTGTGCCATCGGCCATCGTGTCGCGCATGGCGGCAGTGATTTCAAACAGTCCGTGTTGCTCACACCAGAGGTGATTGCGCGTATTCGGGAGCTCTCCACTCTGGCCCCTTTACACAATCCTGCCAATGTGGTCGGTATTGAAGCGGCGATGTCGCTGTTACCCGCGCTGCCGCAGGTTGCGGTGTTCGATACCGCGTTTCATCAGACGTTGCCACCAGAAGCCTACACTTACGCCATTCCACTTGAGTATCAGCAGCACCATCAGGTTAGGCGATATGGTTTTCACGGGACATCCCACCGGTTTATTGCCGCAGAAGCGGTTACCAGACTGAAACTCAACCCAACCGATCATGGCATTCTTATCGCCCATCTTGGCAACGGTTCTTCGGTATGTGCGGTAAAAAACGGCGAAAGCGTGGATACCTCAATGGGGATGACTCCACTTGAGGGGCTGGTGATGGGAACGCGCTGTGGCGATCTGGATTTCGGCGCAGCGGCCTATATCGCCCGTTGCACTGGGCAGACGCTCGAATCACTGTACAAAATGGTGAATAACGAGTCTGGTTTGTTCGGTTTGTCCGGCCTATCCAGCGATTGTCGTACCTTGCAGGACGCTCGTAGCAATGGCGACGCGCGCGCCACGCTTGCCATCGACGTGATGGTTCACCGTCTTGCTCGCCACCTTGGGGCTCACCTCGCCTCATTGCATCGATTTGATGCACTCATTTTTACCGGTGGCATCGGTGAAAACTCTGCGCTGGTGCGTGAACTCACAGCCCAAAAACTGGCGGTGTTTGGCGTACATATTGATGTGAAGAAGAACGCGCAAATTTTTGCGGGTCGAGACGGAGTGATCTCGCTCCCTGGCTCACCGATTGTGGCGGTGATCCCAACCAATGAAGAAAAGATGATTGCGCAAGATGCTGCCATGCTTTCTGCCACATTTGAGGTGGCCTCCTGA
- a CDS encoding flavoprotein, with amino-acid sequence MDSQRFSHLLDTIIDDVLAQRKQRLQTRNRVMRVVLSGEDLTTLPTTLDCLAALDRSGYLLVMVFSHSAMQSSLHTACLEGLARRGIDVLCDSREPHQTEDAYSSLYLPALSSNSLSKIALGIRDNLVCRWVFQALSVNKAVIVTLNAECRPDVDNPLPQALQARLANYTNTLVEYGFTVIGQHRTSTKQTLSASPHKQLVTLSDVRQYPSGQVLHIGNRTLITPSARDEIRDRGIVIVQSHLEETCIWQR; translated from the coding sequence ATGGACTCGCAACGATTCTCGCACCTGCTTGATACCATTATTGATGATGTCTTAGCGCAACGGAAACAGCGTTTACAAACACGCAATAGGGTGATGCGTGTGGTGTTGAGCGGTGAAGATCTCACGACGCTACCGACCACTCTGGATTGCCTTGCGGCTCTGGATCGTAGTGGCTATTTGCTCGTGATGGTGTTTTCTCATAGCGCCATGCAATCGTCATTACACACCGCCTGCCTGGAAGGACTCGCACGGCGTGGTATTGACGTGTTGTGCGACAGCCGGGAGCCACATCAAACGGAGGACGCCTACAGCAGCCTCTATTTACCAGCGCTCTCCAGCAACAGCCTGAGCAAAATCGCATTGGGTATCCGCGATAATCTGGTGTGCCGCTGGGTTTTTCAGGCGCTGAGCGTGAATAAGGCCGTTATTGTCACGCTCAATGCCGAATGTCGGCCTGACGTTGATAACCCGTTACCGCAAGCATTACAGGCGCGCCTTGCGAATTATACCAATACGCTTGTGGAATATGGTTTCACCGTGATCGGCCAACACCGTACAAGCACGAAACAAACTCTATCAGCGAGTCCCCACAAGCAATTGGTAACACTCAGCGATGTACGCCAATACCCGAGTGGACAGGTGTTGCATATCGGGAACCGCACGCTAATTACCCCTTCCGCCCGTGATGAAATCCGGGATCGCGGAATCGTCATCGTTCAGAGCCACCTGGAGGAAACATGTATCTGGCAAAGGTAA
- a CDS encoding glycyl-radical enzyme activating protein, whose protein sequence is MKRVEYDTEGVLFNIQRYSLHDGPGIRTIPFFKGCPLACKWCSNPESQRPQPELIYKKNDCIRCGKCVDVCKQHALSPNNPFFIDRERCIQCGDCTHVCPTQALEMKGKRMSVGEVVRELQKEENLFRRSGGGITLSGGEPLAQPEFARELLKACKEKGWHTAIETTGFTTKEVVEDVFPWVDLALTDIKAINPMVHEENTGVNNSRILENLIRISFITNVIVRIPVIPGVNDNPDEIRSIAEFARLMSGVDTIHLLPYHTFGENKYDLLGRIYPMGDAKSHPEDKMESLKKIVESMGFHCHIGG, encoded by the coding sequence ATGAAGAGAGTCGAATACGATACCGAAGGCGTTTTATTCAATATTCAACGCTATTCCTTACATGATGGTCCCGGCATCAGGACAATCCCTTTTTTTAAAGGTTGTCCGTTGGCCTGCAAGTGGTGCAGTAATCCTGAGTCACAGCGCCCACAGCCTGAACTGATTTATAAAAAAAATGATTGTATACGCTGTGGAAAATGCGTGGATGTCTGCAAACAGCATGCGCTCTCCCCCAATAATCCTTTTTTCATCGATCGTGAACGGTGCATTCAGTGTGGTGATTGTACTCACGTTTGTCCGACCCAGGCGCTGGAGATGAAAGGCAAGCGTATGTCCGTCGGTGAGGTGGTGCGTGAGCTACAGAAGGAGGAAAACTTATTTCGTCGCTCAGGCGGGGGAATTACCTTATCGGGTGGCGAACCGTTGGCGCAACCGGAGTTTGCTCGCGAGCTATTAAAAGCCTGTAAAGAGAAAGGGTGGCACACTGCTATTGAAACCACTGGCTTTACAACTAAAGAGGTGGTTGAAGATGTCTTTCCGTGGGTCGATCTGGCGCTTACGGATATTAAAGCCATTAACCCAATGGTTCATGAAGAAAATACTGGGGTCAATAATAGTCGAATTCTTGAAAATCTGATCCGTATTTCTTTTATCACTAACGTTATCGTGCGTATTCCCGTCATTCCGGGGGTAAATGATAACCCGGATGAAATCCGTAGTATTGCTGAATTTGCTCGACTAATGTCTGGCGTCGATACTATTCACCTTCTGCCATATCATACCTTCGGGGAAAATAAATATGATTTGCTAGGCAGAATTTACCCAATGGGCGATGCGAAATCACATCCAGAAGATAAAATGGAAAGTCTGAAAAAAATCGTCGAATCAATGGGATTTCATTGTCACATTGGTGGTTAA
- a CDS encoding DJ-1/PfpI family protein → MKRILMLAGDFSEDYEVMVPWQALSMLGFRVDVVCPGKRTGEYIKTAIHDFEGDQTYTEKPGHLFRLTASFDEVRMQEYGGVYIAGGRAPEYLRLNKSVLNIIHYANNFTLPIAAICHGPQILVAAGILKGKKLTGYFTLKPEIEMAGGKWITAADDEAIQDGNLVTAATWMGHPAILRQFISLIGTSIIH, encoded by the coding sequence ATGAAAAGAATTCTGATGCTTGCAGGCGATTTCTCTGAAGACTATGAAGTCATGGTGCCATGGCAGGCATTAAGCATGTTAGGTTTCAGAGTTGATGTAGTTTGCCCGGGAAAACGTACTGGGGAATATATTAAGACCGCGATTCATGATTTTGAAGGCGACCAAACTTATACCGAGAAACCCGGTCATTTATTTCGATTAACCGCATCTTTTGATGAAGTCAGGATGCAAGAGTACGGTGGTGTATATATTGCTGGTGGTCGAGCACCAGAATATTTACGCCTGAATAAATCAGTACTGAACATTATTCACTATGCGAATAATTTTACATTACCTATTGCGGCAATTTGTCATGGCCCTCAGATTCTGGTCGCGGCAGGCATATTAAAAGGAAAGAAACTGACGGGATATTTCACTTTAAAACCTGAGATTGAAATGGCAGGAGGAAAGTGGATTACCGCCGCCGATGACGAGGCCATACAAGATGGCAATCTGGTCACCGCCGCAACCTGGATGGGACATCCGGCAATATTACGTCAATTTATTAGTTTAATAGGCACCAGCATTATTCACTAG
- a CDS encoding GlcG/HbpS family heme-binding protein: MHHELNTELDCRINEAISRQLLPRRLSLSLANAALLAKYASEAAEDANVPIVFSLVDASGQQRYFFSMDNALLISHTLAGQKAWSAVALKMPTHTLAEKVQPGSSLYGLQNEPGICCFGGGLPCWSGGVLLGAIGISGGSVEEDIAIASAALARFSREQFPLTPFNESFF; this comes from the coding sequence ATGCACCATGAACTGAATACTGAACTGGATTGCCGTATCAATGAGGCGATTTCGCGGCAGTTATTGCCACGCCGCCTCTCCTTAAGTCTGGCGAATGCCGCGCTGTTGGCAAAATATGCCAGCGAAGCGGCGGAAGATGCCAATGTCCCCATCGTTTTCAGTCTGGTGGATGCCAGCGGCCAGCAGCGCTACTTCTTTAGCATGGATAACGCATTACTCATTAGCCATACGCTCGCGGGACAAAAGGCCTGGAGTGCCGTGGCGTTGAAAATGCCGACCCACACACTCGCGGAAAAAGTACAGCCCGGATCCAGCCTTTACGGTTTGCAAAATGAACCTGGCATTTGTTGCTTTGGCGGTGGATTGCCCTGCTGGTCAGGCGGGGTGCTGCTAGGGGCTATCGGTATAAGCGGCGGTAGCGTCGAAGAGGATATTGCGATCGCCAGCGCCGCCCTCGCACGTTTCAGTCGTGAGCAATTCCCACTCACACCATTTAATGAATCGTTTTTCTAA
- a CDS encoding BMC domain-containing protein, which produces MKKRIINAPTLETLAMLKRRMPSESRNRLEMVRIDAIGLIMLPVPDLYFYADQASKSAHVAVSEIFGSCPQHITTLAIFGEVAAVNEAMRIIEDDASTF; this is translated from the coding sequence ATGAAAAAACGTATCATCAACGCGCCGACGCTGGAAACGCTGGCCATGCTGAAACGGCGTATGCCTTCCGAGTCGCGCAACCGTCTGGAAATGGTACGTATCGACGCTATCGGGTTGATTATGTTGCCGGTACCGGATCTGTATTTTTACGCCGATCAGGCCAGTAAAAGTGCACATGTTGCGGTATCGGAAATCTTTGGCAGTTGCCCGCAACATATCACGACGCTGGCCATATTCGGCGAGGTTGCCGCAGTGAATGAAGCCATGCGCATTATTGAGGATGATGCTAGTACATTCTGA
- the grpM gene encoding glycyl radical diol dehydratase GrpM, producing MLEKGFLNPTDRVVRLKNMILHAKPYVESERAVLATEAYKENEHLPAIMRRAKVVEKIFNELPVTIRPDELIVGAVTINPRSTEICPEFSYDWVENEFDTMEHRVADPFIIPKKTADELHQAFKYWPGKTTSSLASSYMSEGTKESMGSGVFTVGNYFFGGVGHVSVDYGKVLKIGFRGIINEVTRALENLDRSEPDYIKKEQFYHAVILSYQAAINFAHRYAQEASRLASEERDPTRQRELEHIAQNCTRVPEYGATSFWEACQTFWFIQSMLQIESSGHSISPGRFDQYMYPYLAADKSISTEFAQELVDCCWIKLNDINKTRDEVSAQAFAGYAVFQNLCVGGQTEDGRDATNPLTYMCMEATAHVRLPQPSFSIRVWQGTPDEFLYRACELTRLGLGVPAMYNDEVIIPALQNRGVSLRDARDYCIIGCVEPQSPHRTEGWHDAAFFNVAKVLEITLNNGRAGDKQLGPVTGEMTQYTGMDDFYTAFKKQMAHFVHQLVEACNSVDIAHGERCPLPFLSALVDDCIGRGKSLQEGGAIYNFTGPQAFGVADTGDSVYAIQKQVFEDRRMTLQELKNALDANFGYPVGGTSHHATAKSSLGEQDIYDVVKRIIDQHGTLNPAAIKNEVYRQLSSGSTAPSTGNARYEEIRHILENTPCFGNDIDDVDLVARNCALIYCQEVEKYTNPRGGRFQAGIYPVSANVLFGKDVSALPDGRLAKEPLADGVSPRQGKDTLGPTAAANSVAKLDHFIASNGTLYNQKFLPSSLAGEKGLRNFGGLVRSYFDKKGMHVQFNVIDRNTLLEAQKNPQQHQDLVVRVAGYSAQFVVLAKEVQDDIISRTEQHF from the coding sequence ATGTTAGAGAAAGGCTTTCTTAATCCGACCGATCGTGTTGTAAGACTCAAAAATATGATTCTGCATGCCAAACCTTATGTAGAGTCTGAACGTGCCGTGTTGGCGACTGAGGCTTATAAAGAGAATGAACATCTTCCCGCTATTATGCGTCGGGCAAAAGTCGTTGAGAAAATATTCAATGAATTGCCTGTCACGATTCGCCCAGATGAATTAATTGTTGGTGCAGTGACTATTAATCCGCGCTCCACGGAAATCTGCCCTGAATTTTCTTATGATTGGGTGGAGAATGAGTTCGACACCATGGAGCATCGTGTTGCCGACCCGTTTATTATTCCGAAGAAAACGGCAGATGAACTGCATCAGGCGTTTAAATATTGGCCGGGTAAAACCACCAGCTCGTTGGCCTCTTCCTATATGTCTGAAGGGACAAAAGAGAGTATGGGTAGCGGTGTTTTCACCGTAGGTAACTATTTCTTTGGCGGTGTAGGCCATGTCAGCGTTGACTATGGCAAAGTGCTGAAAATCGGTTTTCGCGGCATCATCAATGAAGTCACTCGCGCATTGGAGAACCTTGATCGCAGCGAACCGGATTACATCAAAAAAGAGCAGTTCTATCACGCCGTTATTCTGAGCTATCAGGCTGCAATCAATTTTGCGCATCGTTATGCTCAGGAAGCGTCCCGGCTTGCCAGCGAAGAGCGCGATCCAACTCGTCAGCGTGAACTGGAACACATTGCCCAAAACTGTACCCGTGTACCGGAATATGGCGCAACCTCGTTCTGGGAAGCGTGCCAGACATTCTGGTTTATCCAGAGCATGTTACAGATTGAATCCAGTGGTCACTCCATCTCCCCAGGGCGTTTTGACCAGTATATGTATCCATATCTGGCGGCGGATAAATCGATCAGCACGGAATTTGCTCAGGAATTGGTTGACTGCTGCTGGATCAAACTTAACGATATCAACAAAACCCGCGATGAAGTGTCTGCTCAGGCTTTTGCTGGTTATGCCGTGTTCCAGAACCTGTGTGTGGGTGGGCAGACTGAAGATGGTCGCGACGCCACCAACCCATTGACTTATATGTGTATGGAAGCGACCGCGCATGTGCGCCTGCCGCAGCCGTCCTTCTCTATTCGTGTTTGGCAGGGCACGCCAGATGAATTCCTCTATCGCGCTTGTGAGTTGACACGTCTGGGTCTCGGCGTACCTGCCATGTATAACGATGAAGTGATCATTCCGGCACTGCAAAACCGTGGTGTATCACTGCGTGATGCGCGTGATTATTGCATCATCGGCTGTGTGGAGCCTCAGTCACCGCATCGCACTGAAGGCTGGCACGATGCCGCTTTCTTCAACGTGGCGAAGGTACTGGAAATCACCCTCAATAATGGTCGTGCCGGGGACAAGCAGCTAGGCCCGGTAACGGGTGAGATGACGCAGTACACCGGCATGGATGATTTCTATACCGCCTTCAAAAAACAGATGGCTCACTTTGTTCACCAACTGGTTGAAGCGTGTAACAGCGTTGATATCGCCCATGGTGAACGTTGCCCTCTGCCATTCCTTTCCGCGCTCGTGGATGATTGTATTGGTCGTGGCAAATCGCTTCAGGAAGGTGGTGCCATTTACAACTTTACTGGCCCGCAGGCATTCGGCGTGGCGGATACTGGCGACTCTGTTTATGCCATTCAGAAACAGGTATTCGAAGACCGTCGGATGACGCTTCAGGAACTGAAAAACGCGCTTGATGCTAACTTTGGCTATCCCGTTGGCGGCACTTCACATCATGCAACAGCGAAATCCTCTCTCGGTGAGCAGGATATTTACGATGTGGTCAAACGCATTATCGATCAACACGGGACGCTCAACCCGGCAGCGATTAAAAATGAAGTTTACCGTCAGCTCTCCAGCGGCAGCACTGCTCCGTCTACGGGCAACGCCCGCTATGAAGAGATTCGTCATATTTTGGAAAATACACCGTGTTTCGGTAATGACATCGATGACGTGGATTTGGTGGCCCGCAATTGTGCTCTGATCTACTGCCAGGAAGTGGAAAAATACACTAACCCACGCGGTGGCCGCTTCCAGGCTGGCATCTACCCGGTATCGGCAAACGTGCTGTTTGGGAAAGACGTGAGCGCACTGCCGGACGGTCGCTTGGCGAAAGAGCCTCTGGCTGACGGCGTATCGCCACGTCAGGGTAAAGATACCCTTGGCCCAACCGCCGCCGCGAACTCTGTTGCGAAGCTGGATCACTTCATCGCTTCCAACGGTACGTTATACAACCAGAAATTCCTGCCTTCCTCTTTGGCCGGGGAAAAAGGGTTACGTAACTTTGGCGGTCTGGTTCGTAGCTATTTCGATAAGAAAGGCATGCACGTGCAATTCAACGTGATCGATCGTAACACCTTGTTGGAAGCACAGAAAAACCCGCAGCAGCACCAGGATCTGGTGGTCCGTGTGGCGGGGTATAGCGCCCAGTTTGTGGTATTAGCCAAAGAGGTTCAGGACGACATCATTAGTCGTACCGAGCAGCACTTCTGA
- the pduB gene encoding propanediol utilization microcompartment protein PduB, whose translation MRDNLVEQIISEVMNKQADVSENNKTVNSVIGCGLTEFVGTALGHTIGLVIANVDHQLHEIMNIDKKYRSIGILGARTGAGPHIFAADEAIKATNSEILSIELARDTEGGGGHGCLIIFGASDVSDVRRAVEVALGEIERTMGDVYGSPAGHLEFQYTARASYALNKALGAPVGKSFGMTCASPAAIGVVVADAAAKAAVIEPVGYASPAHGTSFSNEVIFTFSGDSGAVRQAVISAREVGKKLLATLDPAPIKSTTTPYI comes from the coding sequence ATGAGAGATAATCTTGTTGAACAGATTATATCTGAAGTAATGAATAAACAGGCTGATGTGAGCGAAAATAACAAAACCGTAAACAGCGTTATTGGTTGTGGTTTAACGGAATTTGTTGGTACAGCTCTGGGACATACTATTGGGCTGGTTATTGCCAATGTCGATCATCAGTTGCATGAAATCATGAATATCGACAAGAAATATCGCTCAATCGGTATTCTTGGCGCGCGTACCGGTGCCGGCCCACATATTTTCGCGGCGGATGAAGCTATTAAAGCCACGAACAGCGAAATTCTTTCTATTGAGCTGGCTCGTGATACCGAAGGTGGTGGTGGACATGGGTGTTTAATCATTTTTGGTGCATCCGATGTGTCAGATGTTCGCCGTGCGGTTGAAGTCGCTCTGGGTGAAATTGAGCGAACGATGGGGGATGTCTACGGTTCGCCGGCAGGTCATCTGGAATTCCAGTACACCGCTCGCGCCAGCTATGCCCTCAATAAAGCGCTAGGCGCACCAGTGGGTAAATCCTTCGGAATGACTTGTGCTTCTCCTGCCGCGATTGGTGTGGTTGTCGCCGATGCTGCTGCAAAAGCGGCTGTGATCGAGCCAGTGGGCTATGCCAGTCCTGCACACGGCACCAGTTTTAGTAACGAAGTGATTTTCACTTTTTCTGGTGATTCTGGCGCCGTTCGTCAAGCGGTTATTTCGGCAAGAGAGGTCGGTAAGAAACTGCTGGCTACTCTGGATCCGGCACCAATCAAATCGACAACGACACCGTACATTTGA